Proteins from one Pleuronectes platessa chromosome 16, fPlePla1.1, whole genome shotgun sequence genomic window:
- the usp7 gene encoding ubiquitin carboxyl-terminal hydrolase 7 isoform X2 codes for MNHHHTQQQQKAGEQQLSEPEDMEMEAGDTDDPPRLPANPVINGNVAMADGHNNTEDDMEDDTSWRSEATFRFVVERFSRLSESVLSPSCFVRNLPWKIMVMPRFYPDRPHQKSVGFFLQCNAESDSTFGQNTEMLDADITACPRSWSCHAQAMLKIINYKDDEKSFSRRISHLFFHKENDWGFSNFMSWSDVTDPERGFVDDDKVTFEVYVQADAPHGVAWDSKKHTGYVGLKNQGATCYMNSLLQTLFFTNQLRRAVYMMPTEGDDSSKSVPLALQRVFYELQHSDKPVGTKKLTKSFGWETLDSFMQHDVQELCRVLLDNVENKMKGTCVEGTIPKLFRGKMVSYIQCKHVDYRSERIEDYYDIQLSIKGKKNIFESFKDYVATEQLDGDNKYDAGEHGLQEAEKGVKFLTFPPILHLQLMRFMYDPQTDQNIKINDRFEFPDQLPLDEFLQKTDSKDPANYILHAVLVHSGDNHGGHYVVYLNPKGDGKVSVKEPIWCKFDDDVVSRCTKEEAIEHNYGGHDDDLSVRHCTNAYMLVYIRESKLSEVLSPMTDVDIPQQLVERLQEEKRVEAQKRKERQEAHLYMQVQMVTEDQFCGHQGNDMYDEEKVKYTVFKVLKSSTLQEFVQNLSQTMGFPQDQMRLWPMQARSNGTKRPAMLDYEADCSKSMIDLSDNENPWTIFLETVDPEMAASGATLPKFDKDHDVMLFLKMYDPKTRSLNYCGHIYTPISCKIRDLLPVMCERAGFQQETSLILYEEVKPNLTERIQDYDVSLDKALDELMDGDIIVFQKDDPENDSSELPTAKDYFRDLYHRVDVIFCDKTIHNDPGFVVTLSNRMNYFQVAKTVAQRLNTDPMLLQFFKSQGDGPGNPLRHNYEGTLRDLLQFFKPRQPKKLYYQQLKMKITDFENRRSFKSIWLNTAFREEEITLYPDKHGCVRDLLEECKKAVELSEKGSDKLRLLEIVSYKIIGVHQEDELLECLSPAASRTFRIEELPMDQVDLDKDNEMLIPVAHFHKEVFGTFGIPFLLKIRQGESFRDVMRRIQTMLDIQEKEFEKFKFAIVMMGRHQYITEDEYEVNLKDFEQPGNMSQPRPWLGLDHFNKAPKRGRYTYLEKAIKIHN; via the exons ATGAACCATCACcacacgcagcagcagcagaaagccggcgagcagcagctcagtgagccGGAGGACATGGAGATGGAAG CTGGGGATACAGACGATCCTCCAAGACTGCCAGCCAACCCTGTGATCAATGGTAACGTGGCCATGGCAGAcggacacaacaacacagaggacGACATGGAAGACG ACACTAGCTGGCGGTCAGAGGCGACTTTCCGCTTTGTGGTCGAACGTTTCAGCCGCCTGAGCGAGTCGGTGCTCAGCCCGTCCTGCTTTGTCCGGAACCTTCCATGGAAGATAATGGTGATGCCGCGCTTCTATCCAGACCGGCCACACCAGAAGAGCGTGGGCTTCTTCCTACAGTGTAACGCAGAGTCCGACTCAAC TTTTGGCCAAAACACTGAAATGTTAGATGCAGACATCACCGCATGTCCCAG GTCGTGGTCTTGCCATGCGCAGGCCATGTTGAAGATCATCAACTACAAAGACGATGAGAAGTCTTTCAGCCGCAGGATCAGTCACCTGTTCTTCCACAAAGAGAATGACTGGGGCTTCTCCAACTTCATGTCCTGGAGT GATGTGACCGATCCAGAGAGGGGCTTCGTCGATGACGACAAAGTCACCTTTGAAGTTTACGTCCAGGCAGATGCACCACACGGAGTGGC CTGGGACTCTAAGAAACACACAGGCTATGTTGGACTGAAGAACCAGGGAGCGACTTGCTACATGAACAGCCTGCTACAGACACTCTTCTTCACCAACCAACTACGACGG GCTGTGTACATGATGCCCACAGAGGGAGACGACTCGTCCAAGAGTGTCCCCCTTGCATTGCAGAGGGTTTTCTACGAGCTGCAGCACAGCGACAAACCCGTCGGCACCAAGAAACTCACCAAGTCTTTTGG ATGGGAAACACTAGATAGCTTCATGCAACATGATGTGCAGGAGCTGTGCAGAGTG CTCCTGGACAATGTGGAGAATAAAATGAAAGGAACTTGTGTTGAGGGAACCATCCCCAAGCTCTTCAGAGGAAAGATGGTG TCATATATCCAGTGTAAACATGTGGACTACCGGTCAGAGCGGATAGAGGACTACTATGACATCCAACTAAGCATTAAAGGAAAGAAGAACA TCTTTGAGTCGTTCAAAGATTATGTTGCGACCGAACAGTTAGACGGAGACAACAAATACGACGCAGGAGAGCATGGCCTGCAG GAAGCAGAAAAGGGAGTGAAGTTCCTCACTTTCCCTCCGATCCTTCATCTGCAGCTGATGAGGTTCATGTATGACCCACAGACCGACCAGAACATCAAGATCAATGACAG GTTCGAGTTTCCAGATCAGTTACCTCTGGATGAGTTCCTTCAGAAGACGGACTCTAAGGACCCGGCCAACTACATCCTGCATGCAGTGCTGGTCCACAGCGGGGACAACCACGGCGGGCACTACGTCGTCTATCTTAATCCCAAAGGAGACGGCAAAGTGAGCGTCAAGGAACCAATC TGGTGCAAGTTTGACGATGACGTGGTGTCACGATGCACCAAAGAGGAAGCCATAGAACACAACTATGGCGGACACGATGATGACCTCTCAGTGCGCCACTGCACCAACGCGTACATGTTGGTCTACATCCGGGAGTCCAAGCTCA GTGAGGTGCTCTCGCCCATGACTGACGTGGACATCCCCCAGCAGCTGGTGGAgcgtctgcaggaggagaaaagggtCGAGGCCCAGAAGAGGAAGGAGCGTCAGGAGGCCCACCTCTACATGCAGGTCCAG ATGGTGACAGAAGACCAGTTCTGTGGTCATCAGGGCAACGACATGTACGACGAGGAGAAAGTGAAGTACACAGTCTTCAAGGTCCTGAAGAGCTCCACGCTGCAGGAGTTCGTCCAGAACCTCTCCCAGACAATG GGTTTCCCACAGGACCAGATGAGGCTGTGGCCCATGCAGGCCCGGAGCAATGGAACCAAGCGACCTGCCATGCTCGACTACGAGGCCGACTGCAGCAAGTCG ATGATCGACTTGAGCGACAACGAGAACCCCTGGACAATATTTCTAGAGACGGTGGATCCGGAGATGGCCGCCAGCGGGGCCACGTTACCCAAGTTTGATAAAGACC atgaTGTCATGTTATTCTTGAAGATGTATGACCCCAAAACCAGAAGCTTAAATTATTGTGGACATATCTACACACCTATATCCTGCAAAATAA GAGACCTACTGCCAGTCATGTGTGAGAGAGCAGGTTTTCAGCAGGAAACAAGCCTTATCCTCTATGAG gaaGTAAAGCCCAATCTAACGGAGCGGATACAGGACTATGATGTCTCTCTGGAcaaggccctggacgagctcaTGGATGGGGACATCATTGTCTTCCAGAA GGACGACCCAGAGAACGACAGCAGCGAGCTGCCTACAGCCAAGGACTATTTCCGGGATCTGTACCACCGGGTGGACGTCATTTTCTGTGACAAGACCATCCACAACGACCCAGGCTTCGTGGTCACACTGTCCAACCGCATGAACTACTTTCAG gtgGCCAAGACGGTAGCACAGAGGTTGAACACAGATCCTATGCTGCTGCAGTTCTTCAAGTCACAGGG GGACGGTCCAGGGAATCCTCTCAGACACAACTATGAGGGAACGCTGCGGGACCTGCTGCAATTCTTCAAGCCTAGACAGCCCAAGAAACTCTACTACCAGCAG TTGAAGATGAAGATCACAGACTTTGAGAACAGGAGGAGTTTTAAATCCATATGGCTCAACACCGCGTTCAGAGAGGAG gaGATCACCCTCTACCCTGACAAACATGGCTGCGTGCGGGACCTTTTGGAAGAATGTAAAAAAGCAGTGGAGCTCTCCGAAAAGGGCTCCGACAAGCTCAG gCTGTTAGAGATAGTAAGCTATAAAATCATCGGGGTTCACCAGGAGGACGAGCTGCTAGAATGTTTATCTCCGGCTGCCAGCCGCACCTTCAGAATAgag GAGCTTCCTATGGACCAGGTGGACTTGGACAAGGACAATGAAATGTTAATCCCGGTCGCTCACTTCCACAAAGAGGTCTTTGGGACCTTTGGGATTCCCTTCTTGCTCAAGATCAGACAG GGCGAGTCTTTTCGGGACGTGATGAGGAGGATCCAGACCATGCTGGACATCCAGGAGAAAGAATTTGAGAAG TTCAAGTTTGCGATTGTGATGATGGGCCGGCATCAGTACATCACTGAAGACGAGTACGAGGTCAACCTGAAGGACTTTGAACAGCCAG GTAACATGTCCCAACCGCGCCCCTGGCTCGGGTTGGATCATTTCAACAAAGCTCCAAAGAGAGGTCGCTACACCTACCTGGAGAAAGCAATCAAGATCCACAACTAA
- the usp7 gene encoding ubiquitin carboxyl-terminal hydrolase 7 isoform X1 produces MNHHHTQQQQKAGEQQLSEPEDMEMEAGDTDDPPRLPANPVINGNVAMADGHNNTEDDMEDDTSWRSEATFRFVVERFSRLSESVLSPSCFVRNLPWKIMVMPRFYPDRPHQKSVGFFLQCNAESDSTFGQNTEMLDADITACPRSWSCHAQAMLKIINYKDDEKSFSRRISHLFFHKENDWGFSNFMSWSDVTDPERGFVDDDKVTFEVYVQADAPHGVAWDSKKHTGYVGLKNQGATCYMNSLLQTLFFTNQLRRAVYMMPTEGDDSSKSVPLALQRVFYELQHSDKPVGTKKLTKSFGWETLDSFMQHDVQELCRVLLDNVENKMKGTCVEGTIPKLFRGKMVSYIQCKHVDYRSERIEDYYDIQLSIKGKKNIFESFKDYVATEQLDGDNKYDAGEHGLQEAEKGVKFLTFPPILHLQLMRFMYDPQTDQNIKINDRFEFPDQLPLDEFLQKTDSKDPANYILHAVLVHSGDNHGGHYVVYLNPKGDGKVSVKEPIWCKFDDDVVSRCTKEEAIEHNYGGHDDDLSVRHCTNAYMLVYIRESKLSEVLSPMTDVDIPQQLVERLQEEKRVEAQKRKERQEAHLYMQVQMVTEDQFCGHQGNDMYDEEKVKYTVFKVLKSSTLQEFVQNLSQTMGFPQDQMRLWPMQARSNGTKRPAMLDYEADCSKSMIDLSDNENPWTIFLETVDPEMAASGATLPKFDKDHDVMLFLKMYDPKTRSLNYCGHIYTPISCKIRDLLPVMCERAGFQQETSLILYEEVKPNLTERIQDYDVSLDKALDELMDGDIIVFQKDDPENDSSELPTAKDYFRDLYHRVDVIFCDKTIHNDPGFVVTLSNRMNYFQVAKTVAQRLNTDPMLLQFFKSQGYRDGPGNPLRHNYEGTLRDLLQFFKPRQPKKLYYQQLKMKITDFENRRSFKSIWLNTAFREEEITLYPDKHGCVRDLLEECKKAVELSEKGSDKLRLLEIVSYKIIGVHQEDELLECLSPAASRTFRIEELPMDQVDLDKDNEMLIPVAHFHKEVFGTFGIPFLLKIRQGESFRDVMRRIQTMLDIQEKEFEKFKFAIVMMGRHQYITEDEYEVNLKDFEQPGNMSQPRPWLGLDHFNKAPKRGRYTYLEKAIKIHN; encoded by the exons ATGAACCATCACcacacgcagcagcagcagaaagccggcgagcagcagctcagtgagccGGAGGACATGGAGATGGAAG CTGGGGATACAGACGATCCTCCAAGACTGCCAGCCAACCCTGTGATCAATGGTAACGTGGCCATGGCAGAcggacacaacaacacagaggacGACATGGAAGACG ACACTAGCTGGCGGTCAGAGGCGACTTTCCGCTTTGTGGTCGAACGTTTCAGCCGCCTGAGCGAGTCGGTGCTCAGCCCGTCCTGCTTTGTCCGGAACCTTCCATGGAAGATAATGGTGATGCCGCGCTTCTATCCAGACCGGCCACACCAGAAGAGCGTGGGCTTCTTCCTACAGTGTAACGCAGAGTCCGACTCAAC TTTTGGCCAAAACACTGAAATGTTAGATGCAGACATCACCGCATGTCCCAG GTCGTGGTCTTGCCATGCGCAGGCCATGTTGAAGATCATCAACTACAAAGACGATGAGAAGTCTTTCAGCCGCAGGATCAGTCACCTGTTCTTCCACAAAGAGAATGACTGGGGCTTCTCCAACTTCATGTCCTGGAGT GATGTGACCGATCCAGAGAGGGGCTTCGTCGATGACGACAAAGTCACCTTTGAAGTTTACGTCCAGGCAGATGCACCACACGGAGTGGC CTGGGACTCTAAGAAACACACAGGCTATGTTGGACTGAAGAACCAGGGAGCGACTTGCTACATGAACAGCCTGCTACAGACACTCTTCTTCACCAACCAACTACGACGG GCTGTGTACATGATGCCCACAGAGGGAGACGACTCGTCCAAGAGTGTCCCCCTTGCATTGCAGAGGGTTTTCTACGAGCTGCAGCACAGCGACAAACCCGTCGGCACCAAGAAACTCACCAAGTCTTTTGG ATGGGAAACACTAGATAGCTTCATGCAACATGATGTGCAGGAGCTGTGCAGAGTG CTCCTGGACAATGTGGAGAATAAAATGAAAGGAACTTGTGTTGAGGGAACCATCCCCAAGCTCTTCAGAGGAAAGATGGTG TCATATATCCAGTGTAAACATGTGGACTACCGGTCAGAGCGGATAGAGGACTACTATGACATCCAACTAAGCATTAAAGGAAAGAAGAACA TCTTTGAGTCGTTCAAAGATTATGTTGCGACCGAACAGTTAGACGGAGACAACAAATACGACGCAGGAGAGCATGGCCTGCAG GAAGCAGAAAAGGGAGTGAAGTTCCTCACTTTCCCTCCGATCCTTCATCTGCAGCTGATGAGGTTCATGTATGACCCACAGACCGACCAGAACATCAAGATCAATGACAG GTTCGAGTTTCCAGATCAGTTACCTCTGGATGAGTTCCTTCAGAAGACGGACTCTAAGGACCCGGCCAACTACATCCTGCATGCAGTGCTGGTCCACAGCGGGGACAACCACGGCGGGCACTACGTCGTCTATCTTAATCCCAAAGGAGACGGCAAAGTGAGCGTCAAGGAACCAATC TGGTGCAAGTTTGACGATGACGTGGTGTCACGATGCACCAAAGAGGAAGCCATAGAACACAACTATGGCGGACACGATGATGACCTCTCAGTGCGCCACTGCACCAACGCGTACATGTTGGTCTACATCCGGGAGTCCAAGCTCA GTGAGGTGCTCTCGCCCATGACTGACGTGGACATCCCCCAGCAGCTGGTGGAgcgtctgcaggaggagaaaagggtCGAGGCCCAGAAGAGGAAGGAGCGTCAGGAGGCCCACCTCTACATGCAGGTCCAG ATGGTGACAGAAGACCAGTTCTGTGGTCATCAGGGCAACGACATGTACGACGAGGAGAAAGTGAAGTACACAGTCTTCAAGGTCCTGAAGAGCTCCACGCTGCAGGAGTTCGTCCAGAACCTCTCCCAGACAATG GGTTTCCCACAGGACCAGATGAGGCTGTGGCCCATGCAGGCCCGGAGCAATGGAACCAAGCGACCTGCCATGCTCGACTACGAGGCCGACTGCAGCAAGTCG ATGATCGACTTGAGCGACAACGAGAACCCCTGGACAATATTTCTAGAGACGGTGGATCCGGAGATGGCCGCCAGCGGGGCCACGTTACCCAAGTTTGATAAAGACC atgaTGTCATGTTATTCTTGAAGATGTATGACCCCAAAACCAGAAGCTTAAATTATTGTGGACATATCTACACACCTATATCCTGCAAAATAA GAGACCTACTGCCAGTCATGTGTGAGAGAGCAGGTTTTCAGCAGGAAACAAGCCTTATCCTCTATGAG gaaGTAAAGCCCAATCTAACGGAGCGGATACAGGACTATGATGTCTCTCTGGAcaaggccctggacgagctcaTGGATGGGGACATCATTGTCTTCCAGAA GGACGACCCAGAGAACGACAGCAGCGAGCTGCCTACAGCCAAGGACTATTTCCGGGATCTGTACCACCGGGTGGACGTCATTTTCTGTGACAAGACCATCCACAACGACCCAGGCTTCGTGGTCACACTGTCCAACCGCATGAACTACTTTCAG gtgGCCAAGACGGTAGCACAGAGGTTGAACACAGATCCTATGCTGCTGCAGTTCTTCAAGTCACAGGG GTACAGGGACGGTCCAGGGAATCCTCTCAGACACAACTATGAGGGAACGCTGCGGGACCTGCTGCAATTCTTCAAGCCTAGACAGCCCAAGAAACTCTACTACCAGCAG TTGAAGATGAAGATCACAGACTTTGAGAACAGGAGGAGTTTTAAATCCATATGGCTCAACACCGCGTTCAGAGAGGAG gaGATCACCCTCTACCCTGACAAACATGGCTGCGTGCGGGACCTTTTGGAAGAATGTAAAAAAGCAGTGGAGCTCTCCGAAAAGGGCTCCGACAAGCTCAG gCTGTTAGAGATAGTAAGCTATAAAATCATCGGGGTTCACCAGGAGGACGAGCTGCTAGAATGTTTATCTCCGGCTGCCAGCCGCACCTTCAGAATAgag GAGCTTCCTATGGACCAGGTGGACTTGGACAAGGACAATGAAATGTTAATCCCGGTCGCTCACTTCCACAAAGAGGTCTTTGGGACCTTTGGGATTCCCTTCTTGCTCAAGATCAGACAG GGCGAGTCTTTTCGGGACGTGATGAGGAGGATCCAGACCATGCTGGACATCCAGGAGAAAGAATTTGAGAAG TTCAAGTTTGCGATTGTGATGATGGGCCGGCATCAGTACATCACTGAAGACGAGTACGAGGTCAACCTGAAGGACTTTGAACAGCCAG GTAACATGTCCCAACCGCGCCCCTGGCTCGGGTTGGATCATTTCAACAAAGCTCCAAAGAGAGGTCGCTACACCTACCTGGAGAAAGCAATCAAGATCCACAACTAA
- the usp7 gene encoding ubiquitin carboxyl-terminal hydrolase 7 isoform X3, protein MNHHHTQQQQKAGEQQLSEPEDMEMEAGDTDDPPRLPANPVINGNVAMADGHNNTEDDMEDDTSWRSEATFRFVVERFSRLSESVLSPSCFVRNLPWKIMVMPRFYPDRPHQKSVGFFLQCNAESDSTSWSCHAQAMLKIINYKDDEKSFSRRISHLFFHKENDWGFSNFMSWSDVTDPERGFVDDDKVTFEVYVQADAPHGVAWDSKKHTGYVGLKNQGATCYMNSLLQTLFFTNQLRRAVYMMPTEGDDSSKSVPLALQRVFYELQHSDKPVGTKKLTKSFGWETLDSFMQHDVQELCRVLLDNVENKMKGTCVEGTIPKLFRGKMVSYIQCKHVDYRSERIEDYYDIQLSIKGKKNIFESFKDYVATEQLDGDNKYDAGEHGLQEAEKGVKFLTFPPILHLQLMRFMYDPQTDQNIKINDRFEFPDQLPLDEFLQKTDSKDPANYILHAVLVHSGDNHGGHYVVYLNPKGDGKVSVKEPIWCKFDDDVVSRCTKEEAIEHNYGGHDDDLSVRHCTNAYMLVYIRESKLSEVLSPMTDVDIPQQLVERLQEEKRVEAQKRKERQEAHLYMQVQMVTEDQFCGHQGNDMYDEEKVKYTVFKVLKSSTLQEFVQNLSQTMGFPQDQMRLWPMQARSNGTKRPAMLDYEADCSKSMIDLSDNENPWTIFLETVDPEMAASGATLPKFDKDHDVMLFLKMYDPKTRSLNYCGHIYTPISCKIRDLLPVMCERAGFQQETSLILYEEVKPNLTERIQDYDVSLDKALDELMDGDIIVFQKDDPENDSSELPTAKDYFRDLYHRVDVIFCDKTIHNDPGFVVTLSNRMNYFQVAKTVAQRLNTDPMLLQFFKSQGYRDGPGNPLRHNYEGTLRDLLQFFKPRQPKKLYYQQLKMKITDFENRRSFKSIWLNTAFREEEITLYPDKHGCVRDLLEECKKAVELSEKGSDKLRLLEIVSYKIIGVHQEDELLECLSPAASRTFRIEELPMDQVDLDKDNEMLIPVAHFHKEVFGTFGIPFLLKIRQGESFRDVMRRIQTMLDIQEKEFEKFKFAIVMMGRHQYITEDEYEVNLKDFEQPGNMSQPRPWLGLDHFNKAPKRGRYTYLEKAIKIHN, encoded by the exons ATGAACCATCACcacacgcagcagcagcagaaagccggcgagcagcagctcagtgagccGGAGGACATGGAGATGGAAG CTGGGGATACAGACGATCCTCCAAGACTGCCAGCCAACCCTGTGATCAATGGTAACGTGGCCATGGCAGAcggacacaacaacacagaggacGACATGGAAGACG ACACTAGCTGGCGGTCAGAGGCGACTTTCCGCTTTGTGGTCGAACGTTTCAGCCGCCTGAGCGAGTCGGTGCTCAGCCCGTCCTGCTTTGTCCGGAACCTTCCATGGAAGATAATGGTGATGCCGCGCTTCTATCCAGACCGGCCACACCAGAAGAGCGTGGGCTTCTTCCTACAGTGTAACGCAGAGTCCGACTCAAC GTCGTGGTCTTGCCATGCGCAGGCCATGTTGAAGATCATCAACTACAAAGACGATGAGAAGTCTTTCAGCCGCAGGATCAGTCACCTGTTCTTCCACAAAGAGAATGACTGGGGCTTCTCCAACTTCATGTCCTGGAGT GATGTGACCGATCCAGAGAGGGGCTTCGTCGATGACGACAAAGTCACCTTTGAAGTTTACGTCCAGGCAGATGCACCACACGGAGTGGC CTGGGACTCTAAGAAACACACAGGCTATGTTGGACTGAAGAACCAGGGAGCGACTTGCTACATGAACAGCCTGCTACAGACACTCTTCTTCACCAACCAACTACGACGG GCTGTGTACATGATGCCCACAGAGGGAGACGACTCGTCCAAGAGTGTCCCCCTTGCATTGCAGAGGGTTTTCTACGAGCTGCAGCACAGCGACAAACCCGTCGGCACCAAGAAACTCACCAAGTCTTTTGG ATGGGAAACACTAGATAGCTTCATGCAACATGATGTGCAGGAGCTGTGCAGAGTG CTCCTGGACAATGTGGAGAATAAAATGAAAGGAACTTGTGTTGAGGGAACCATCCCCAAGCTCTTCAGAGGAAAGATGGTG TCATATATCCAGTGTAAACATGTGGACTACCGGTCAGAGCGGATAGAGGACTACTATGACATCCAACTAAGCATTAAAGGAAAGAAGAACA TCTTTGAGTCGTTCAAAGATTATGTTGCGACCGAACAGTTAGACGGAGACAACAAATACGACGCAGGAGAGCATGGCCTGCAG GAAGCAGAAAAGGGAGTGAAGTTCCTCACTTTCCCTCCGATCCTTCATCTGCAGCTGATGAGGTTCATGTATGACCCACAGACCGACCAGAACATCAAGATCAATGACAG GTTCGAGTTTCCAGATCAGTTACCTCTGGATGAGTTCCTTCAGAAGACGGACTCTAAGGACCCGGCCAACTACATCCTGCATGCAGTGCTGGTCCACAGCGGGGACAACCACGGCGGGCACTACGTCGTCTATCTTAATCCCAAAGGAGACGGCAAAGTGAGCGTCAAGGAACCAATC TGGTGCAAGTTTGACGATGACGTGGTGTCACGATGCACCAAAGAGGAAGCCATAGAACACAACTATGGCGGACACGATGATGACCTCTCAGTGCGCCACTGCACCAACGCGTACATGTTGGTCTACATCCGGGAGTCCAAGCTCA GTGAGGTGCTCTCGCCCATGACTGACGTGGACATCCCCCAGCAGCTGGTGGAgcgtctgcaggaggagaaaagggtCGAGGCCCAGAAGAGGAAGGAGCGTCAGGAGGCCCACCTCTACATGCAGGTCCAG ATGGTGACAGAAGACCAGTTCTGTGGTCATCAGGGCAACGACATGTACGACGAGGAGAAAGTGAAGTACACAGTCTTCAAGGTCCTGAAGAGCTCCACGCTGCAGGAGTTCGTCCAGAACCTCTCCCAGACAATG GGTTTCCCACAGGACCAGATGAGGCTGTGGCCCATGCAGGCCCGGAGCAATGGAACCAAGCGACCTGCCATGCTCGACTACGAGGCCGACTGCAGCAAGTCG ATGATCGACTTGAGCGACAACGAGAACCCCTGGACAATATTTCTAGAGACGGTGGATCCGGAGATGGCCGCCAGCGGGGCCACGTTACCCAAGTTTGATAAAGACC atgaTGTCATGTTATTCTTGAAGATGTATGACCCCAAAACCAGAAGCTTAAATTATTGTGGACATATCTACACACCTATATCCTGCAAAATAA GAGACCTACTGCCAGTCATGTGTGAGAGAGCAGGTTTTCAGCAGGAAACAAGCCTTATCCTCTATGAG gaaGTAAAGCCCAATCTAACGGAGCGGATACAGGACTATGATGTCTCTCTGGAcaaggccctggacgagctcaTGGATGGGGACATCATTGTCTTCCAGAA GGACGACCCAGAGAACGACAGCAGCGAGCTGCCTACAGCCAAGGACTATTTCCGGGATCTGTACCACCGGGTGGACGTCATTTTCTGTGACAAGACCATCCACAACGACCCAGGCTTCGTGGTCACACTGTCCAACCGCATGAACTACTTTCAG gtgGCCAAGACGGTAGCACAGAGGTTGAACACAGATCCTATGCTGCTGCAGTTCTTCAAGTCACAGGG GTACAGGGACGGTCCAGGGAATCCTCTCAGACACAACTATGAGGGAACGCTGCGGGACCTGCTGCAATTCTTCAAGCCTAGACAGCCCAAGAAACTCTACTACCAGCAG TTGAAGATGAAGATCACAGACTTTGAGAACAGGAGGAGTTTTAAATCCATATGGCTCAACACCGCGTTCAGAGAGGAG gaGATCACCCTCTACCCTGACAAACATGGCTGCGTGCGGGACCTTTTGGAAGAATGTAAAAAAGCAGTGGAGCTCTCCGAAAAGGGCTCCGACAAGCTCAG gCTGTTAGAGATAGTAAGCTATAAAATCATCGGGGTTCACCAGGAGGACGAGCTGCTAGAATGTTTATCTCCGGCTGCCAGCCGCACCTTCAGAATAgag GAGCTTCCTATGGACCAGGTGGACTTGGACAAGGACAATGAAATGTTAATCCCGGTCGCTCACTTCCACAAAGAGGTCTTTGGGACCTTTGGGATTCCCTTCTTGCTCAAGATCAGACAG GGCGAGTCTTTTCGGGACGTGATGAGGAGGATCCAGACCATGCTGGACATCCAGGAGAAAGAATTTGAGAAG TTCAAGTTTGCGATTGTGATGATGGGCCGGCATCAGTACATCACTGAAGACGAGTACGAGGTCAACCTGAAGGACTTTGAACAGCCAG GTAACATGTCCCAACCGCGCCCCTGGCTCGGGTTGGATCATTTCAACAAAGCTCCAAAGAGAGGTCGCTACACCTACCTGGAGAAAGCAATCAAGATCCACAACTAA